The following coding sequences lie in one Cannabis sativa cultivar Pink pepper isolate KNU-18-1 chromosome 5, ASM2916894v1, whole genome shotgun sequence genomic window:
- the LOC115716382 gene encoding chalcone--flavanone isomerase has protein sequence MNLSPLTSSGIQIEAAKFPPAVTPPGLDKTLFLSGAGVRALEIQGNLVKFTSIGVYLEDSAVTWLSGKWKGKTSEELTESVEFFREIVTGPFHKFTRITMILPLTGKQYSEKVAENCVAIWKSLGIYSDAEAKAIDKFLEIFKDENFLPGSSILFTQSPNGFLKISFSKDESIPETWVSEIESKLLSEAILESIIGKNGVSPAARQSIASTLSKLLKENNGSTNDHKAAGEIDGDTNLKATKAYKDKDVISIPIENGNGKHKVTNE, from the exons ATGAATCTGTCACCATTGACATCCTCCGGAATTCAGATTGAAGCTGCAAAATTTCCCCCGGCGGTTACGCCTCCTGGATTGGATAAGACTTTGTTCCTCAGTGGCGCAG GGGTGAGGGCCCTAGAAATCCAGGGAAATTTAGTAAAGTTCACATCCATTGGAGTTTACTTGGAGGATAGCGCTGTAACATGGCTGTCTGGAAAGTGGAAGGGGAAGACGTCGGAAGAGTTGACAGAATCCGTCGAGTTCTTCAGGGAGATTGTTACTG GCCCTTTTCATAAATTTACTCGGATAACAATGATATTGCCATTGACGGGGAAACAATATTCCGAGAAAGTAGCAGAGAATTGCGTTGCCATTTGGAAATCTCTTGGAATTTATAGTGATGCAGAAGCCAAAGCCATTGATAAATTTCTTGAGATCTTTAAGGATGAAAATTTTCTACCTGGCTCCTCTATTCTCTTTACTCAGTCACCTAACGGATTTTTAAAG aTAAGTTTCTCGAAAGATGAATCTATACCAGAAACATGGGTCAGTGAGATAGAAAGTAAACTACTTTCAGAAGCAATATTAGAGTCAATTATCGGTAAGAATGGGGTTTCTCCAGCAGCAAGACAAAGTATAGCCTCAACGCTTTCAAAATTGCTGAAAGAGAATAATGGTAGCACTAATGATCACAAGGCTGCTGGCGAAATCGATGGTGACACTAATTTGAAAGCTACAAAAGCATACAAGGACAAGGATGTGATTTCCATTCCAATAGAAAATGGAAATGGAAAGCACAAAGTGACAAATGAGTGA